A window of the Podarcis raffonei isolate rPodRaf1 chromosome 4, rPodRaf1.pri, whole genome shotgun sequence genome harbors these coding sequences:
- the LOC128412017 gene encoding zinc finger protein 420-like isoform X20 — protein sequence MDEEWELLDPDQRALHKDVMEENWGIVASLDGDELENKNKGDHNTICRVEKARKNLECGKSCSQSSHSSSHQQNLIGKKPYQCIECGKSFSQSSSLTSHQRIHAGEKPYQCLECGKSFSHSHNLTSHHIIHTGEKPYQCVECGKSFSMSYNLTKHQRIHTGEKPYQCMECGKSFSMSCNLSSHQIIHTGEKPYRCMECGKSFSRSADLTKHQRIHTGEKPYQCVECGKSFSMSSDLIKHQRIHTGEKPYQCVECGKSFSRNSSLTSHQRIHTGEKPYQCMECGKSFSMSSSLTSHQIIHTGEKPYQCVECGKSFSRSSDLTKHQRIHTGEKPYRCMECGKSFSRSADLTKHQRIHTGEKPYQCVECGKSFSMSSDLTKHQRIHTGEKPYQCMECGKSFSQRSNLTSHQRIHTGENNGIVEFLSLK from the exons ATGGACGAGGAGTGggagttgctggatcctgaccagagagctctgcataaggacgtcatggaggagaattgggggatcgtggcctctcttg atggtgatgaattggaaaacaagaacaaaggaGACCACAACACAATCTGCAGAGTGGAGAAGGCacgtaaaaatttggagtgtggaaagagctgcagtcagagctcccattccagttcccatcaacaaaatctcattggaaagaaaccctatcagtgcattgaatgtggaaagagcttcagtcagagctcctctctcacttcccatcaaagaattcatgcaggggagaaaccctatcagtgcctggaatgtggaaagagcttcagtcacagccacaatctcacttcccatcacataattcatacaggggagaaaccctatcagtgtgtggaatgtggaaagagcttcagtatgagcTACAATCTCActaaacatcaaagaattcatacaggggagaaaccctatcagtgtatggaatgtggaaagagcttcagtatgagcTGCAATCTCagttcccatcaaataattcatacaggggagaaaccctatcggtgcatggaatgtggaaagagcttcagtagaagcGCTGATCTCActaaacatcaaagaattcatacaggggagaaaccctatcagtgtgtggaatgtggaaagagcttcagtatgagcTCCGATCTCAttaaacatcaaagaattcatacaggggagaaaccgtatcagtgtgtggaatgtggtaaGAGTTTCAGTCGgaactcctctctcacttcccatcaaagaattcatacaggggagaaaccctatcagtgcatggaatgtggaaagagcttcagtatgagcTCCAGTCTCACTTCGCATcagataattcatacaggggagaaaccctatcagtgtgtggaatgtggaaagagcttcagtagaagctccgatctcactaaacaccaaagaattcatacaggggagaaaccctatcggtgcatggaatgtggaaagagcttcagtagaagcgccgatctcactaaacatcaaagaattcatacaggggagaaaccctatcagtgtgtggaatgtggaaagagtttcagtatgagctccgatctcactaaacatcaaagaattcatacaggggagaaaccctatcagtgcatggaatgtggaaagagcttcagtcagaggtccaatctcacttcccatcaaagaattcatacaggggagaataaCGGAATTGTAGAATTTTTGAGCTTGAAGTGA